The genomic region GGAAGGACTTGGGCTTCTGCATGCCCCATTCTGGTGGCCAGACCCATTGCTGTCACTGGGATCTGGGCAGATTTATGGGCGTCTGTGGAGAGCTCGGCCGCTGATCTACGCGCAACAGGCTCCTAGCAACTGCATCGACGTGGACCCTGAACTCGCTGATCTTTCCTTCGACCTCATAGGGCACCTCGGTTGCCGCGCATCCATTGGGAGACGTGGTGTCCGTGCCGGTGGTGGGCTGCTCAGCGGCAGGAGAGCCGAGCTCCTCCACAAGCGGCGTGGTGCCGTTGCTGGCGGCCACTGCCGTTGCGGTGCTGGAGTCCATGGTGTCGGGCTCTGGCTGGTCGCCAGGATCGATCGGCCGGCTGGCGTGATCAGTGTTGTTGCCGTTGTCAGGTGTAGCGGAGGCGAATTTGTCGTCCATGGTTAGAAGAAATAGATTCAAACGTATAAATGCTCTGCTGGCACTGGTTGGTATTGACATCCAAGTTGCTGGGATGATGCAACCCCACGGGGAAACATCACCGCCACCGCAATGGAATGTTGGAGGAACTCCCACCACCTTGCCTCTACAGAGCTTCCGTGCGGTGGTGTTAGTTCTGCCCCCCAGTTCTTGTGCCGCGGCTCAACAACCCCCGATGACTCAGGGCTGCCAGGCAGCGTTCAACCCGCCAGACCATCGGCGAATTGCGGTGAGGCCCGTACCGGAAGTGCTCTCCTACGTTGAGCACGCCTGCCTTGGCATGACGCTTTAGCGTGTCCGTGCTTAGGCCAAGGGCTATAGCCGCCTGGCCGGTACGCAGCCACAGCTCTGGATGCTGAGCCTGGGGCTTGAGTTTGGATTTACCCGCAGGAGTCAAAGCTCCCCGGGTACTTCCGCGCTGGGGAGGTCGACCTCCCGTGAGGCGAGAATCTTCGGAGTTGCCCCCAAAGTTCGAGTCGATCAGATTCGCAATCATTAGTAGCCATCAATGGAACTGATGTGGCTACTCGCTTTGGTTACGTGTGGGTTGTAAAAATATTGGTTGGGCGTGAGGGTTACGTAGAGGGCTATGTAGTGGGTTGTGTAGTGGGTTGTGTTGTACGCGAGCAAGTGTCGGCCAGGGTGAGACTCGCTGGCTGAACCAGGTTGTCTCACTTATGGTACATCGTTGGTTCTGGCCAGCTTCAAGAGCCCTGCTGGAGGGCTCAACTGCTGCGGCTTCGGGAACCCCCGGTTGGGCAGCAGGAAGACGGGTTGGAAGTAGGAAGCACCAAACACTGGAATCAGCATTGCACATGCTCTTGCGGGGGGTCAATAGGGGTGAAGGTGCGGTTGACCGACCTCTTGCTGATCATCTCGGTGCTATATCCCCAGCGTTCCCAGTTGGATCCTGGGATGCGTGGCCCGCCACCCAATCGGCGGGTCCAATGAGTGTCGACAGAGAGGATCTGCCCAGTCGGGGCTATACAGAACATGCTCCCTGACTGGGTCTGTACACTCTGAACGTGCTTTTTCAGACAGTGCCCCCCGATTTCTTCCTGCCACGATCACCGTCGGCGGGCCAGCCGCTCTGGTGCTGGCGGTGACGCCTCGGGCTGCAGCTGCTCGATCCGCTCGCGGGCTTGGGTGAACGCAGCCTCCTGGACCTCGACGTCGGACCAGGTCCCATACGCACTGTTGTGGGTGAGCGCGGAATGGCCCATTGAATCAGCTGAGGCCCGCACGGTAAGGCCGCCATCCTGGTGGGCTCGGAGGGCATAGCCGTGTCTGAGGGAGTACGGAGTGAGCTTCTCTCCGCGGGCGGCCGCTTCCTGTTTGAGTTCTTGCCAGATCGGCCGGCGGTCGAGATAGACCCTCAGGGCTTTCGATGTTTCGCCGTCGGTGGCCCCCAGTGGCGGTAGTCCCGGTTCTCCCGAAGCCAGTTTCGCAACGGCCCTTGCCGTCAGACCCGGAAGACCAACAGGATCGAGCCCCAGGGCAAGGCGTGGCTTGGTACTGCCTCTGCTCGTGCGCTTGCGGTAGCTGACCCTCAGCGAGGCACCGTCAGCACCGGGGGAGCAGTGCTTGAGTTCCACGGGCCTGAGCCCAAAGCAGACCAGCAGCTCGACGGCCAGCCGCCAGCGCGGATCAGCTATCCCTTCAAGGAGCCTGACGATGTCCGGGCTCTTGAGCGGTGTCGAATCTCGCTTGGGCGTGAGCCGCTTGCCGATATAGTCCGACAAGCTCGGTGGTGGCAGCCACCGCTTGGGAACTCCCCGCTTGTCGACGGCGTACCGCAGGAACTGGGCTGCATAAAGGATCCGTTGGCGGCGGCCCTGGGTGCCGGGTGCACCGCCGTAGGCATCTCGCAAGGTGGCAAGGACTGCGGGGCCATCTCGTGGTGCCGGCCGCTGGTCCATCACCTCCAAAAGCTGATTCATCACCGGGAGGTACATGCTCTCCCAGGTGCTCAGCTTGATCTCGCCGGAGTCCTCGTTCTTGTGCTTCCGAAACGCCTCGACCAGTACCGGCCAGTTGGTGGCCCCTTCAGCCGGTGACGACGCTTGGTCACCGGCTGTGAGCTGCTCAACAGCGTCGGCCAGGCTCAGCCCGACATCTTCCATCTGATGGATGGCCTGAAGCCGCGTCAGCACCGCCGTGGAGCTCGAGCTGCTCCACGGCAAGTCGAGGACCACACTGCTGCGTCCTCCGTCGGGTAGCCGACGCGTCAGCTTGACCTTCCCGCTTTGCGGGTCGAGCGTCCATCCGCGACCGTGCTCACGACGCACCAACGACCGCAACTCCTTCACCCAAGCAGGCACGGGGGCTCGAGCTGCGGCTGACATGTCTCAAGCTCAGCGAGAGCCGTTGTTAGCGTAAAAACTAGCGTAAAGCTGCTCTAGCGGGCCTGTTCATGGGGGTGCAGCGGCTTGGGCCTGGTGGCCAAAACCCTTGTGCTGGAGGCGGTTTGGGGTATGCCCGATGCCGGTTTCGAACCAGCGACATCCTGCTTGTAAGGCAGGCGCTCTACCGCTGAGCTAATCGGGCGATCGTTCCATTCTGAGGGATCAGCTCCCCCAACGGCCCCGGCTCCTCCGGGGGGCCTAGAGCAGGTAGATGATCCCGAACAACACCACCCAGATGCCATCGACGAAGTGCCAGTAGAGCTCGGCGGCCTCCAGGCCGAAGTGCTCATGGCTGGTGATCGAGCCACCCTCACGAGCCTGCCACCAGACAATCAGCATCAACATCACCCCAAGGCTGACGTGCAGGCCGTGAAAGCCCGTCAGCACGTAGAAGGTGCTGGCATACAGGTTGCTGGTGAGACCGAAGGGGAGGGTGAAGTACTCGCGCATCTGGCTCACCAGGAACGCCGCCCCGAGCGCCACGGTGATCATCAGCCAGAGGCGGCAGCCGGCTGAATTCTCGGCGCGCAGCAGCTTCGCGGATCGATGGAAGGTGAAGCTGCTGAGCACCAGCAACACCGTGTTGATCGTGGGCAGCAGCAGTTCGAGCTCGTAGATCCCACCGGTGGGCAGGGGATTGACGGCCCGGAAGGTGAGGTAAGCCGCGAACATGCCGGCGAAGGTCATGCCATCGGCCACCAGGAACAACACCAGGCCGAACAGACGGAAATCTCCGTGCTCTTCGTGCTCATGCGCCTCGGGCGAGTCCTGCAGCTCGGGGCTGATGGAGGGAAGGGTGGTCATGGTTGGGGCTCCGCTCCGTAGCCGTAGGGGTGACGCACATGGGGAGCTGGTCCGTGCCAGTTCTCCACCGGGGGCGGAGAGCTGGTGAGCCATTCGCTCGTGAGCGCTCGCCAGGGATTATCTCCGGCCACCTTGCCGTTGAAGTAGCTGGCGATGACGTTGTAGAGGAAGGGCAGGGTGCTCAGGGCCATCAGCAGGGCGCCGACGCTGCTGATCTGGTTCAACAGGGTGAACTGCGGGTCGTATTCCGCCACCCTCCTGGGCATGCCATTGATGCCCAGCCAGTGCTGGGGACCGAAGCAGAGATTGAACCCGATGAAGGTGAGGGCGAAATGCACGAGGCCAAGGCGCTCGTCCAGCATCTTGCCGGTGAACTTGGGATACCAGTGGTAAATGGAGCTGAAGATCACGAAGACCGTTCCGCCATAAACGATGTAATGGAAATGGGCGACCACGAAGTAGGTGTCGTGCACGTGGATGTCGAAGGGCACCTGGGCCAGGGCCACGCCTGTGATGCCGCCAAGCACGAAATTGACGATGAAGGCACAGGCGAAGAGCATGGCGGAATTCAGGGCAATTCTTCCGCCCCAGAGCGTCGCCAGCCAGTTGAAGAACTTGATGCCGGTGGGCACGGCAATGAACGAGGTGGCGATCGTGAAGAACAGCCGCATCCAGGGGGGCGTGCCGCTGGTGAACATGTGATGGGCCCAGACGATCAGGCCCAGGAACACGATCGCCAGAATCGAATACACCATGGTGGTGTAGCCAAACAAAGGCTTGCGCGCATGCACCGGCAGGATCTCGCTCACGAGCCCGAAGGCCGGCAACACCATGATGTAAACCGCCGGGTGGGAATAGAACCAGAACAGATGCTGATACACCACCACGTTGCCGCCCTGGCCTGGGTTGAAGAAGCCCGTGTGGGCCACGATGTCGAAGGCCAGAAGGATCAGGGTGCCCGCCAGCACCGGCGTGGACAGCACCACCAGAATGCTGGTGCCCAGCATGGCCCAGCAATACATTGGTAACTCCATGAGCTTCAGCCCTGGGCGGCGCAGCTTCAGGATCGTGGCGATGAAATTGATGCCCCCGAGGATGGAGCTGCCCCCCAGCAGAATCACGCTGAAGATCCAGACCAGCTGCCCCGCCGCTGGTGTGGTGAGGCTC from Cyanobium sp. ATX 6F1 harbors:
- a CDS encoding heme-copper oxidase subunit III → MTTLPSISPELQDSPEAHEHEEHGDFRLFGLVLFLVADGMTFAGMFAAYLTFRAVNPLPTGGIYELELLLPTINTVLLVLSSFTFHRSAKLLRAENSAGCRLWLMITVALGAAFLVSQMREYFTLPFGLTSNLYASTFYVLTGFHGLHVSLGVMLMLIVWWQAREGGSITSHEHFGLEAAELYWHFVDGIWVVLFGIIYLL
- the ctaD gene encoding cytochrome c oxidase subunit I, with product MTTTTSTSPSPGLFDGPEPEDWRRYFGFSLDHKVIGIQYLVTSFFFYLVGGVLAGMIRTELTTPISDFLSREAYNEVLTLHGTIMIFLWIVPVVNGAFGNYLVPFYVGARDMAFPRLNAIAFWLIPPAGVMLITSYFIGGASQSGWTAYPPLSLTTPAAGQLVWIFSVILLGGSSILGGINFIATILKLRRPGLKLMELPMYCWAMLGTSILVVLSTPVLAGTLILLAFDIVAHTGFFNPGQGGNVVVYQHLFWFYSHPAVYIMVLPAFGLVSEILPVHARKPLFGYTTMVYSILAIVFLGLIVWAHHMFTSGTPPWMRLFFTIATSFIAVPTGIKFFNWLATLWGGRIALNSAMLFACAFIVNFVLGGITGVALAQVPFDIHVHDTYFVVAHFHYIVYGGTVFVIFSSIYHWYPKFTGKMLDERLGLVHFALTFIGFNLCFGPQHWLGINGMPRRVAEYDPQFTLLNQISSVGALLMALSTLPFLYNVIASYFNGKVAGDNPWRALTSEWLTSSPPPVENWHGPAPHVRHPYGYGAEPQP